From Endozoicomonas sp. 8E, the proteins below share one genomic window:
- a CDS encoding 50S ribosomal protein L25/general stress protein Ctc: MSEAIALSAVARKDVGKGASRRLRRAELVPAVIYGGEQEPAQITLEARAIRKALESESFYSQIVTLDVEGASQQVILKDLQRHPAKDYAMHLDFLRVDAAHAVTTHIPLHFLNEDSCVGVKAGGAITHARVEVEVKCLPADLPEFIEVDMANVELGGHIHLTDLTMPEGVELVALLQGEGHDLDVASVQTTRGGKEEEAEEAASEEESGEE; the protein is encoded by the coding sequence ATGTCTGAAGCTATCGCTCTGAGCGCTGTTGCACGCAAGGACGTAGGGAAAGGTGCGAGCCGCCGCCTGCGTCGTGCAGAACTGGTACCTGCCGTTATTTACGGCGGTGAGCAGGAACCTGCTCAAATTACTCTGGAAGCCCGTGCTATCCGTAAGGCACTGGAATCTGAATCTTTCTACTCCCAGATCGTTACCCTGGATGTAGAAGGCGCTTCCCAGCAGGTTATCCTGAAGGATCTTCAGCGTCACCCTGCAAAAGACTATGCTATGCACCTGGACTTCCTGCGCGTCGACGCTGCTCACGCGGTTACTACGCACATCCCGCTGCACTTCCTGAACGAAGATAGCTGTGTCGGTGTGAAAGCCGGTGGCGCTATCACTCACGCTCGTGTTGAAGTAGAAGTTAAATGTCTGCCTGCTGATCTGCCTGAGTTCATCGAAGTTGATATGGCTAATGTCGAGCTGGGTGGTCACATTCACCTGACTGACCTGACCATGCCTGAGGGTGTTGAACTGGTTGCTTTGCTGCAGGGTGAAGGTCATGATCTGGATGTTGCATCTGTTCAGACTACCCGTGGTGGCAAAGAAGAAGAAGCTGAAGAAGCAGCCTCTGAAGAAGAAAGCGGCGAAGAGTAA
- the pth gene encoding aminoacyl-tRNA hydrolase, translating to MAKDHSIRLVVGLGNPGVQYDDTRHNAGFWYVEQLARSYGTSLQPEKKFFGLTARITIAGEDVRLLNPTTFMNRSGQAVAAISTFFKIPPQSILVVHDELDLPAGIGRLKQGGGHGGHNGLRDIISALGNNRDFLRLRLGIGHPGQSKQVVDYVLNKPSVSDRQKIDSVIDEAIRISPEAFNGARAKAVQELHTFKA from the coding sequence ATGGCGAAGGATCACTCGATCAGGCTGGTTGTCGGACTCGGCAACCCTGGTGTTCAATACGATGATACTCGCCATAATGCCGGCTTCTGGTATGTGGAGCAGTTAGCCCGGAGCTACGGCACCAGCCTGCAACCCGAGAAGAAATTCTTTGGTCTGACTGCCCGCATTACCATCGCTGGAGAGGATGTCCGTCTGCTAAACCCGACCACCTTCATGAATCGCAGTGGTCAGGCGGTGGCTGCTATCAGCACCTTCTTCAAGATCCCCCCTCAATCTATTCTTGTTGTTCACGATGAGTTGGACTTGCCAGCGGGTATTGGTCGCCTGAAACAGGGCGGTGGCCACGGCGGACACAACGGCCTTCGGGACATTATTTCAGCGCTGGGAAATAACAGGGACTTTCTGCGTTTGCGTCTGGGGATCGGTCATCCTGGTCAGAGCAAGCAAGTGGTTGATTATGTGCTGAACAAGCCCTCCGTGTCGGATCGACAGAAGATCGATTCAGTGATTGACGAAGCCATCCGCATCTCCCCTGAGGCCTTTAATGGTGCTCGTGCCAAGGCCGTTCAAGAGTTACATACCTTCAAAGCCTGA
- a CDS encoding D-alanine--D-alanine ligase, with the protein MPDKSKTVAVICGGLSPEADVSRLSASRISPCLEEHYGRAIHLELDETLPEQLIAQQVDVAFPVAHGPYGEDGRLQGLLDIMGVPYVGSGALASACSLDKVVTKRLLQPVGITMARDRVVYRSENYEDATLDCIESLGHKVIIKPPGQGSGIGVQFAMGYEDLLSKLKVGLQMDEKLLVEEFVTGREITAGILHLDDYQILPVTEITTPDGAWYDYIHRYTPGLSDHVIPARISDEQYRKVQQITLKAHQILGCQDLSRSDFIVPESGEPVFAELNNLPGMTPTSLFPDGARHAGIPFDTLICKLVDQALKRGESTRERREYWPIPKLNIRPS; encoded by the coding sequence ATGCCTGACAAAAGCAAAACGGTTGCCGTCATCTGCGGCGGCCTGTCTCCCGAAGCAGATGTATCCAGACTCTCCGCAAGCCGAATCTCCCCCTGTCTGGAAGAACATTATGGCAGAGCCATCCACCTTGAGCTCGACGAAACGCTTCCGGAACAACTCATAGCCCAACAGGTTGACGTTGCTTTCCCGGTCGCCCACGGTCCCTATGGTGAAGATGGCCGCCTGCAGGGTCTTCTGGATATTATGGGCGTTCCTTACGTAGGTTCCGGAGCCCTGGCAAGCGCCTGTTCTCTGGATAAGGTGGTTACCAAACGTTTGCTTCAGCCTGTCGGCATCACTATGGCCAGAGACAGAGTCGTCTATCGCAGCGAAAACTATGAAGATGCTACTCTCGACTGTATCGAATCTCTCGGGCATAAGGTCATCATCAAGCCGCCCGGTCAGGGTTCCGGTATTGGCGTCCAGTTTGCCATGGGTTATGAAGACCTTTTGAGCAAGCTGAAAGTCGGCCTGCAAATGGATGAAAAACTATTGGTTGAAGAGTTTGTTACCGGACGCGAAATCACTGCCGGTATCCTCCACCTGGATGACTACCAGATCCTGCCTGTTACCGAAATTACCACACCAGACGGTGCCTGGTACGACTACATACACCGCTATACACCCGGTCTTAGTGATCATGTGATTCCCGCCAGAATCTCGGATGAGCAGTATCGAAAAGTTCAGCAGATTACACTGAAGGCACATCAGATTCTGGGCTGCCAGGACCTGAGTCGCTCTGACTTTATCGTTCCTGAATCAGGAGAGCCAGTCTTTGCAGAACTCAACAACCTGCCGGGAATGACCCCAACCAGCCTGTTTCCGGACGGTGCCAGACATGCAGGAATACCCTTTGATACCCTGATCTGCAAACTGGTGGATCAGGCTTTGAAACGGGGAGAAAGCACTCGCGAAAGAAGAGAGTACTGGCCCATTCCGAAACTGAATATCAGGCCATCGTGA
- a CDS encoding glycosyltransferase, protein MMPSLSVIVPLGPCEPQWPTLLEQLSLLPEGNEVILVGYDDNQRPAKLDQLPDPLLHLKWIWCTAEQGRACQLNTGAEKATGNYLWFLHADTILDKENVQSLLNAIAQYPRRLLYFDLWFYDKDTCWLSINEWGARFRSDILGCPYGDQGFCLSRTQFFDLKGYPTDTFYGEDHVFVWKARQNRILLHTCGTRLGTSARKYHDKGWLKLTLKYQHLWLKQATPEFFKWLRVKLDRGRV, encoded by the coding sequence ATGATGCCCAGCCTATCTGTAATCGTGCCACTGGGCCCTTGTGAGCCGCAGTGGCCAACGCTTCTTGAACAACTGAGTCTTCTTCCCGAGGGTAACGAGGTCATCCTTGTTGGCTATGACGACAATCAGCGGCCTGCCAAACTGGATCAGCTTCCGGACCCTTTGCTTCACCTCAAGTGGATTTGGTGTACTGCAGAACAGGGACGTGCCTGTCAGCTCAATACAGGCGCAGAGAAAGCTACAGGGAATTACCTCTGGTTTCTGCATGCAGACACAATACTGGACAAAGAGAATGTACAAAGCTTACTGAATGCCATTGCTCAATATCCCAGACGCTTGCTCTACTTTGATCTCTGGTTTTACGACAAAGACACTTGCTGGTTATCCATCAACGAATGGGGAGCCAGATTCCGCTCCGATATTCTGGGATGCCCCTATGGAGATCAAGGGTTTTGCCTCAGCCGGACACAATTTTTCGACCTCAAGGGTTATCCCACCGACACTTTCTACGGTGAAGATCATGTATTTGTCTGGAAAGCCCGACAAAACAGGATCCTCCTCCACACCTGTGGCACCAGGCTGGGTACCAGTGCGAGAAAGTATCATGATAAAGGCTGGCTAAAGCTGACCCTGAAATACCAGCATCTCTGGCTAAAGCAGGCGACACCGGAATTTTTTAAATGGCTCAGGGTAAAACTGGACAGAGGAAGGGTCTGA
- a CDS encoding MTAP family purine nucleoside phosphorylase, with the protein MLAVIGGTGIYSLDGLEVLNEQSIETPYGPHSGPITTGLFNQQKLLFLPRHGSGHELLPHEINYRANIWALKSLGATRVIGLSAVGSLQEEIAPGELSLVSQYFDFVKGHREKSFFGHGLVAHVSTAIPSCHHQSEQLLNAANLAKIGLHKEKTYACVDGPRLGSRAESLFLKNAAQCDVVGMTNVPEAFLAREAQLCYTTIAIATDYDCWKEDPSAHASVEQIIARYGKSLTLAKALLGQYLKQQEETPHDSNYCQCRSALKSAVLSPENTLGQKQKALLEVLQR; encoded by the coding sequence ATGCTGGCAGTGATTGGCGGAACAGGCATCTACAGCCTGGATGGACTTGAAGTATTGAATGAGCAGAGCATTGAAACACCGTATGGCCCTCACTCAGGCCCAATAACAACAGGTCTTTTTAATCAACAAAAGCTGTTGTTCCTGCCCAGACATGGAAGTGGCCACGAACTCCTGCCTCATGAAATCAATTATCGGGCCAATATCTGGGCATTAAAAAGTCTGGGTGCGACCCGGGTGATAGGCCTTTCTGCGGTTGGCAGTCTGCAGGAGGAGATTGCGCCGGGCGAATTATCGCTGGTCAGTCAGTACTTCGACTTTGTCAAAGGACACCGGGAAAAAAGCTTTTTTGGTCACGGTCTTGTCGCTCATGTCTCCACCGCAATACCGAGCTGTCATCACCAATCAGAACAACTGCTCAATGCCGCTAACCTGGCGAAAATAGGACTGCATAAAGAGAAAACCTATGCTTGTGTTGACGGCCCAAGACTGGGCAGCCGTGCAGAAAGCCTGTTCCTGAAAAACGCTGCTCAGTGCGATGTTGTCGGCATGACTAATGTGCCTGAAGCGTTTCTGGCACGGGAAGCTCAGCTTTGTTATACAACAATCGCCATTGCCACCGATTACGATTGCTGGAAGGAGGACCCTTCAGCCCACGCCAGCGTTGAGCAGATTATTGCCAGATACGGCAAAAGCCTGACACTGGCTAAAGCATTGTTAGGACAATATCTGAAACAGCAGGAAGAAACACCTCATGACAGCAATTATTGCCAGTGCAGGAGCGCACTGAAATCAGCAGTACTCTCTCCTGAGAACACGCTTGGCCAGAAGCAGAAAGCATTGCTGGAAGTATTGCAAAGATAA
- a CDS encoding arsenate reductase ArsC encodes MAKIRILFLCTGNSCRSQMAEGWARNLLPSGYEAFSAGIEAHGLNPSAVRVMQEAGVDISRQQSQTLNDLGQEDFDFIITVCDHAHKTCPTPRQGQIILKCFDDPPRLTESVDTEEESLAIYRRVRDEIRVWVNQLPSLIQQISD; translated from the coding sequence ATGGCTAAAATCCGGATACTGTTCCTCTGCACTGGCAACTCCTGTCGCAGCCAGATGGCGGAAGGCTGGGCCAGAAACCTGCTCCCTTCAGGTTATGAAGCATTTTCTGCCGGCATTGAAGCCCACGGGCTCAACCCATCTGCAGTCAGGGTCATGCAGGAAGCTGGCGTTGATATCAGCCGACAGCAGTCACAAACCCTCAATGATCTGGGTCAGGAAGATTTTGACTTTATTATCACCGTTTGTGATCACGCCCATAAAACCTGTCCAACACCCAGGCAGGGTCAGATTATACTCAAGTGTTTTGATGACCCTCCCCGACTGACTGAATCGGTGGATACAGAAGAAGAATCATTAGCAATCTATCGTCGTGTAAGAGACGAGATCAGGGTGTGGGTCAATCAGCTTCCCAGCCTGATCCAACAGATATCTGATTAA
- a CDS encoding radical SAM protein, which produces MLLTGTPPDTKSQDWHFTPDGSPRGYIKPHQLKELWFHTGTRCNLSCGFCLEGSSPASKRLDAPTLTEVKPYIDESLELGVEQFSFTGGEPFVIKDIIRILDYASQHRPCLVLTNGTTPMIKRLDELARLSSNPYPISLRVSLDHPNAEQHDAGRGEDSFAIALSGLKLLHEKGFNISVARHMEKDENTAVVEQAFKDLFELNGLPVNLKQVAFPDFLPPGSLPDVPHVSTDCMTRYQTEESRRQFMCAFSKMMVKQNGQMQVYACTLVDDDTEYNLGKSLRTSLSETISMKHHRCYSCFAFGSSCSEL; this is translated from the coding sequence ATGTTGCTGACAGGAACGCCTCCAGACACTAAAAGCCAGGATTGGCACTTTACACCTGATGGCAGCCCCAGAGGTTATATCAAACCTCATCAACTGAAAGAGCTCTGGTTTCATACCGGAACCCGCTGCAATCTTTCCTGCGGCTTTTGTCTGGAAGGTTCAAGTCCGGCCAGCAAGAGGCTGGATGCCCCCACTTTGACAGAGGTAAAACCCTACATTGATGAATCACTTGAACTGGGGGTTGAACAGTTCTCTTTTACGGGAGGAGAGCCTTTTGTCATTAAAGACATTATTCGAATCCTGGACTATGCCTCACAGCATCGCCCCTGCCTGGTTCTGACTAATGGCACGACCCCCATGATCAAAAGGCTCGATGAGCTGGCCCGGTTGAGCAGTAACCCCTACCCCATATCCCTGAGAGTCAGTCTGGATCATCCAAACGCTGAACAACATGATGCAGGACGAGGTGAAGACAGCTTTGCCATCGCTCTTTCCGGACTGAAACTACTGCATGAAAAAGGCTTTAACATCTCCGTCGCCAGACATATGGAAAAAGATGAAAACACGGCAGTGGTTGAACAGGCCTTCAAAGATCTTTTTGAACTGAACGGTTTGCCCGTCAACTTGAAACAGGTGGCCTTTCCGGACTTCCTGCCACCCGGTTCTTTACCGGATGTTCCCCACGTCAGCACAGACTGTATGACCCGCTATCAGACAGAAGAGAGTCGTCGTCAATTTATGTGCGCGTTTTCCAAAATGATGGTCAAACAAAACGGGCAGATGCAGGTTTACGCCTGCACACTGGTGGATGACGATACCGAGTACAACCTTGGCAAGAGTTTACGAACCAGCCTGAGTGAAACCATCAGTATGAAACACCACCGTTGCTATAGCTGTTTTGCTTTTGGCTCTTCCTGCAGCGAACTCTGA
- a CDS encoding methyltransferase domain-containing protein yields the protein MHESVQNYYGKTLQGSDDLQTNACCTDTAMPRHLKSALANIHDEVLSHYYGCGLVCPEQLQGARILDLGSGSGRDCYALAQMVGEEGYVVGVDMTDEQLAIANRHVEYHREKFGYAKANTEFHKGYIEKLDQLNLKENSFDMIISNCVINLSPDKEAVLREAWRLLKPGGELYFSDVYSDRRIPAELVDDPVLYGECLSGALYWNDFLNLAKKAGFTDPRLVEDKPVTINNRKIETQVGDIRFFSATYRLFKLPELESHCEDYGQAVIYKGTIDHHPNTFNLDGHHPITKGKVFPVCGNTWRMLHDTRFREHFEFIGNFSTHYGIFEGCGTSLPFSSSTHENKGSDGSCC from the coding sequence ATGCATGAATCAGTACAGAATTACTATGGCAAGACTCTGCAGGGCAGCGATGACCTGCAGACCAATGCCTGCTGCACCGATACAGCCATGCCACGCCACCTGAAAAGTGCCCTTGCCAATATTCATGACGAGGTTCTGAGCCATTACTATGGCTGCGGACTGGTCTGCCCTGAGCAGTTGCAAGGCGCCAGAATACTCGACCTTGGCTCTGGATCAGGTCGTGACTGTTATGCCCTGGCACAAATGGTCGGAGAAGAAGGTTATGTCGTCGGTGTCGACATGACAGACGAACAGCTTGCCATAGCCAACCGACATGTCGAATACCATCGGGAAAAATTCGGCTACGCAAAAGCCAACACTGAATTCCATAAAGGCTATATTGAAAAACTGGATCAACTGAACCTTAAAGAAAACAGCTTCGACATGATCATTTCAAACTGCGTGATCAACCTTTCTCCGGACAAGGAAGCAGTATTGAGAGAAGCTTGGCGCCTGCTGAAACCAGGCGGCGAACTTTACTTCTCTGACGTCTATTCTGATCGCCGCATTCCTGCTGAACTGGTCGATGATCCGGTACTTTATGGAGAGTGTCTCAGCGGTGCCCTTTATTGGAATGACTTTTTGAATCTGGCTAAAAAGGCCGGTTTCACTGACCCCAGACTGGTGGAAGACAAACCTGTCACCATCAATAACCGTAAGATTGAAACCCAGGTCGGTGATATCCGGTTTTTCTCGGCGACTTATCGATTGTTCAAACTGCCAGAGCTGGAAAGTCATTGCGAGGACTATGGTCAGGCTGTGATCTATAAAGGCACAATTGATCACCATCCCAACACCTTCAACCTGGATGGGCACCATCCTATTACCAAAGGCAAGGTTTTCCCGGTTTGCGGTAACACCTGGAGAATGCTGCACGATACAAGATTCCGTGAACACTTCGAGTTCATTGGTAACTTCAGCACCCATTATGGCATTTTTGAGGGCTGCGGAACTTCGCTGCCCTTCTCATCTTCCACCCATGAAAACAAAGGAAGTGATGGATCATGTTGCTGA
- a CDS encoding DUF2064 domain-containing protein: protein MGTEQALTVAQHLLACALEDLSEWPGQKVIAPSHESDCDWASQLLEGKDNLVVPQGSGNLGERLNHIDNELRLQGKENLIYIGSDCPTLSLKDLSDTAQRLKTYDTVFSKASDGGVTIMANRTHWPDLSELPWSTGSLGVSLTSLCRQSRLSVGYAPSGQDVDHLKDLLGVLPELNGDNRPARRALAKHIQSIFKQGKTSHA from the coding sequence ATGGGAACAGAACAGGCGCTCACTGTTGCTCAACACCTGCTAGCCTGTGCACTGGAAGATTTATCAGAGTGGCCTGGCCAAAAAGTTATTGCTCCCTCTCATGAAAGCGACTGTGACTGGGCCAGTCAGCTTCTGGAGGGCAAGGACAACCTGGTCGTACCCCAGGGCTCTGGCAACCTGGGTGAGAGACTGAACCACATCGACAATGAGCTGAGACTTCAGGGAAAAGAAAACCTCATCTATATTGGCAGTGACTGTCCGACACTCAGCCTCAAAGACCTCTCGGACACGGCACAAAGGCTCAAGACCTACGACACAGTATTCAGCAAGGCCAGTGATGGCGGCGTCACCATCATGGCCAACCGAACTCATTGGCCTGACCTTTCAGAGCTGCCCTGGAGCACAGGCTCTCTGGGAGTGTCACTGACCAGTCTTTGTCGTCAATCCCGCTTATCTGTCGGCTACGCGCCTTCTGGCCAGGATGTTGATCATTTAAAAGATTTGCTCGGAGTGCTCCCCGAACTGAATGGCGACAATCGACCTGCCCGAAGGGCACTGGCAAAACATATTCAATCTATTTTCAAGCAAGGAAAAACCTCTCATGCATGA
- the ychF gene encoding redox-regulated ATPase YchF yields the protein MGFKCGIVGLPNVGKSTLFNALTKAGIDAENFPFCTIEPNAGVVAMPDPRLNKLAEIVKPERVLPTTMEFVDIAGLVEGASRGEGLGNKFLANIRETDAIAHVVRCFENDNVIHVANKIDPAADIDIINIELAMADLESCEKQLQRVTRVAKSGDKDAKAQKALLERIVPHLEEGLPVRSMAMTDEEQKLTKTFHLLTTKPTMYIANVDEDGFEDNPYLDVVRGIAQSEGSVVVTVCNKLEAEIAELEDEERDEFLADLGMEEPGLDRVIRGGYELLGLQTYFTAGVKEVRAWTVKIGATAPQAAGVIHTDFERGFIRAEVTAYDEFVQYNGEQGAKEAGRLRVEGKDYIVKDGDVMHFRFNV from the coding sequence ATGGGCTTTAAATGTGGCATCGTTGGTCTGCCCAACGTCGGCAAATCAACACTGTTCAATGCTTTGACCAAGGCAGGGATTGATGCAGAGAACTTCCCTTTCTGTACTATCGAGCCAAATGCGGGTGTTGTGGCTATGCCCGATCCGCGTCTGAATAAGCTGGCTGAGATCGTTAAGCCTGAACGTGTGTTGCCTACTACCATGGAGTTTGTCGATATTGCCGGTCTGGTAGAAGGTGCCTCCAGGGGTGAAGGTCTGGGCAACAAATTTCTGGCTAATATTCGTGAGACAGATGCTATTGCCCACGTAGTACGTTGCTTCGAGAATGATAATGTGATTCATGTGGCCAATAAAATTGATCCGGCGGCGGATATTGACATTATCAATATCGAGCTGGCCATGGCGGATCTGGAAAGCTGTGAAAAACAGCTACAGCGAGTCACTCGTGTCGCCAAGAGCGGCGACAAGGATGCCAAAGCCCAGAAAGCCCTGCTGGAAAGAATTGTTCCCCATCTGGAAGAAGGCCTCCCTGTTCGCTCCATGGCAATGACCGATGAAGAGCAGAAACTGACCAAAACATTCCACCTTCTGACGACAAAACCCACCATGTACATTGCTAATGTTGATGAAGATGGTTTTGAAGATAACCCCTATCTGGATGTTGTCCGTGGCATTGCCCAGAGCGAGGGCTCTGTTGTGGTAACAGTCTGCAACAAGCTGGAAGCTGAGATTGCTGAGCTCGAAGATGAAGAGCGAGATGAATTTCTGGCCGATCTGGGTATGGAAGAGCCGGGTCTGGATCGTGTGATCAGGGGTGGTTATGAACTGCTTGGACTGCAGACGTATTTCACTGCCGGAGTTAAAGAAGTGCGTGCCTGGACTGTGAAGATCGGCGCGACGGCTCCTCAGGCTGCAGGTGTGATTCACACTGACTTTGAGCGTGGTTTCATTCGTGCGGAAGTGACGGCTTATGATGAGTTTGTTCAGTACAACGGTGAACAGGGTGCCAAGGAAGCAGGTCGTTTGAGAGTGGAAGGCAAGGACTACATCGTCAAAGATGGCGATGTTATGCATTTCCGTTTCAACGTCTGA
- a CDS encoding recombinase family protein, producing the protein MHGTDPVTLRKSESTGELLPARKTKVGTCYYDVSELMGYSNEAVPMLCYCRVSSHDQKPDLDRQQELLEAYCSIEGWRTQVIRKNA; encoded by the coding sequence TTGCATGGTACAGACCCAGTAACACTACGAAAATCGGAAAGTACAGGTGAGCTGCTTCCTGCCAGAAAGACCAAAGTTGGAACTTGTTACTACGACGTGTCTGAATTGATGGGCTACAGTAACGAAGCTGTGCCTATGCTTTGCTATTGCAGAGTATCCAGTCACGACCAAAAGCCAGACTTAGACAGGCAGCAAGAGTTACTGGAAGCCTACTGTTCTATAGAAGGTTGGCGAACTCAGGTTATACGAAAAAATGCTTGA
- a CDS encoding RNA-guided endonuclease TnpB family protein, whose product MLLAHKIELRPTKQQADYLDRACGSRRHAFNQLLAHFNQEGVKWSKKAANEKYQELRLEFPWYAEVSQRVTRNTIDDLHDAFTHFFRRVKKGEKAGYPRFKKRGLHDSFSLREKTKFDVDGRTLRIEKLKTRIKMRQELRFTGTPCQVTISKRAGKYFASILVDTEDYEPKAQSNESVGVDFGVKDLAICSNGKTFAANQKLKGSLKRLSSKQRALSRKTKGSNRYAKAKRAVAKLHYRISNQRSAAIHEVSDYLTSRFKIITLENLNVKGMVKNRKLARAISDAGFGKLRELVEYKAELRGCQVVIADRFFPSSKKCAVHTCDYVNDNLTLSDREWRCPKCKTLHDRDYSASFNLDNYGRDTLQLDPKPYARVESDTIRRASMSTA is encoded by the coding sequence ATGTTGTTAGCTCACAAGATTGAACTCAGACCGACAAAACAACAAGCCGATTATCTTGATAGGGCTTGTGGTTCCCGTCGTCATGCGTTCAATCAACTGTTAGCCCATTTCAATCAAGAAGGCGTTAAATGGTCAAAGAAGGCTGCGAATGAAAAATACCAAGAACTCAGGCTTGAGTTTCCCTGGTATGCCGAAGTCAGCCAACGTGTCACCAGGAACACAATCGACGATCTTCATGACGCCTTTACTCACTTCTTTCGTCGGGTGAAGAAAGGAGAAAAAGCAGGTTATCCAAGATTCAAGAAGCGAGGACTACACGACAGTTTTTCTCTCAGAGAAAAAACCAAGTTCGATGTTGATGGCAGAACACTTCGCATTGAGAAACTGAAAACCCGCATCAAGATGCGCCAGGAGCTGAGATTTACAGGAACACCCTGTCAGGTGACGATCAGTAAGCGAGCCGGAAAGTATTTCGCTTCTATTTTGGTAGACACTGAGGATTACGAACCAAAAGCACAAAGCAATGAGTCTGTAGGCGTTGATTTTGGCGTCAAAGATTTAGCTATTTGTTCGAATGGCAAAACCTTTGCTGCTAATCAGAAACTGAAGGGCTCTCTGAAACGCCTTAGCAGTAAACAGAGAGCGTTAAGCCGCAAAACAAAGGGAAGCAACCGCTACGCGAAAGCCAAGCGAGCGGTTGCCAAACTGCATTACCGGATAAGTAACCAGCGATCAGCCGCAATACATGAGGTAAGTGATTATCTGACTTCAAGATTCAAAATAATCACCCTCGAAAATCTGAATGTCAAAGGCATGGTAAAAAACCGCAAACTGGCAAGAGCAATCAGTGACGCAGGTTTCGGTAAGCTGAGAGAACTTGTTGAATACAAGGCAGAGCTGAGAGGATGCCAGGTTGTGATTGCAGATCGGTTCTTTCCCAGCTCGAAGAAGTGTGCGGTTCATACTTGCGACTACGTAAATGACAATCTTACTCTGTCTGATCGTGAGTGGCGGTGTCCAAAATGTAAAACTCTGCATGATAGGGATTACAGTGCGAGTTTTAACCTTGATAATTATGGTCGAGACACGTTACAGCTCGACCCTAAACCCTACGCAAGAGTGGAGTCAGACACGATTCGTCGTGCATCCATGTCGACGGCGTAG